A region from the Flavobacterium enshiense genome encodes:
- a CDS encoding bestrophin family protein, with amino-acid sequence MVQYNPKDWITFIFRFHKADTFRLLLPLMIFISIYSGIIGYLEVSYLDLPEDSYVRNIGAMHGMLGFVISLLLVFRTNTAYDRWWEGRRMWGSLVNNSRNLAMKLSVILRDEHDRAYFRKAIPGYASILHKHLKNEETGLMLFDGLDLKIDHEKHRPNQVAKMMFEKINDLYNSGKITGDQLIILNSEIQSFTDICGACERIKNTPIPYSYSAFLKKFIFFYVMTLPFGYAFTLGYYVVPVVVFIFYVLASLELIAEEIEDPFGDDENDLPTKKISENIKRHVGEIL; translated from the coding sequence ATGGTACAATACAACCCAAAGGACTGGATTACTTTCATTTTTCGTTTTCATAAGGCAGACACTTTTAGGCTTTTACTGCCGCTAATGATTTTCATTAGCATTTATTCAGGCATCATTGGCTATTTAGAAGTTAGTTATTTAGATCTTCCTGAAGATAGTTATGTGAGAAATATCGGAGCCATGCACGGAATGCTGGGTTTTGTAATTTCATTACTGTTGGTCTTCAGAACGAATACCGCTTACGACAGATGGTGGGAAGGCCGAAGAATGTGGGGCAGCTTAGTTAACAACAGTCGTAATTTGGCCATGAAACTATCTGTGATTTTAAGAGATGAACACGACCGTGCTTATTTCAGAAAAGCCATTCCCGGTTATGCTTCAATCTTACATAAACACTTAAAAAATGAAGAGACCGGCTTAATGCTTTTTGATGGTTTGGATTTAAAAATCGATCATGAAAAACACAGACCAAATCAGGTGGCTAAAATGATGTTTGAAAAGATCAATGATTTGTACAACTCAGGAAAAATAACCGGTGATCAATTAATCATTCTCAATTCTGAAATTCAATCCTTTACAGATATCTGCGGAGCATGTGAGCGCATTAAAAACACACCTATTCCATACTCTTACAGTGCTTTCCTTAAAAAATTCATTTTCTTTTATGTGATGACTTTGCCCTTCGGATATGCTTTCACATTAGGCTATTATGTAGTTCCGGTTGTGGTTTTCATCTTTTATGTACTCGCAAGTTTGGAACTGATTGCCGAAGAAATTGAAGATCCGTTTGGGGATGATGAAAACGACTTACCTACAAAAAAAATATCAGAGAACATTAAAAGACATGTCGGGGAAATTCTTTAA
- a CDS encoding proline iminopeptidase-family hydrolase, translating to MIKKCSLLLLALLSSSFFHSCKETSEKQTAQTNPYFQKSNDSIQTGGIQIIPIETPKGTFKVWTKRFGNNPTTKVLLLNGGPGATHEYFECFESFLPAEGIEFIYYDQLGCGNSDNPNDVSLWDLPRYVEEVEQVRKALNLSKDNFYLLGHSWGGILAMEYTMKYQNNMKGLIISNMMSDAVAYGKYADEVLSKQMDPEVLKELRTIEAKSDFSNPRYMELLMPNFYEKHVLRMPAKDWPEPVQRSFSKMNQSLYVTMQGPSEFGISGKLEKWNRQPDLKNITIPTLVIGARYDTMDPKHMEQMAKSLKNGTYLFCPKGSHMDFYDDQEVYFKGLISFLKK from the coding sequence ATGATAAAAAAATGTTCCCTTTTATTGCTTGCATTACTGTCATCCTCGTTTTTCCATAGCTGCAAGGAAACTTCGGAAAAACAAACAGCCCAAACAAATCCTTATTTTCAGAAAAGTAATGATTCGATTCAAACCGGAGGTATTCAGATAATTCCGATTGAGACCCCGAAAGGCACATTTAAAGTATGGACAAAACGCTTTGGAAATAACCCAACAACCAAAGTGCTTTTATTGAACGGAGGCCCCGGTGCCACTCATGAATATTTCGAATGTTTCGAAAGTTTTCTCCCAGCAGAAGGAATCGAGTTCATCTATTATGATCAATTGGGTTGTGGAAATTCAGATAACCCTAATGATGTTTCTCTTTGGGATTTGCCGCGTTATGTGGAAGAAGTAGAACAGGTTCGCAAAGCTCTTAACCTCAGCAAAGACAATTTTTATTTATTGGGACACTCTTGGGGCGGAATTCTCGCGATGGAATATACCATGAAGTACCAGAATAATATGAAAGGGTTAATCATTTCCAATATGATGTCGGATGCTGTTGCCTACGGAAAATACGCCGATGAGGTTCTTTCCAAACAAATGGATCCTGAAGTACTGAAAGAATTGAGAACCATTGAAGCAAAAAGCGATTTTTCCAATCCACGTTACATGGAATTGCTGATGCCTAATTTTTATGAGAAACACGTTTTACGCATGCCTGCAAAAGACTGGCCGGAACCGGTTCAGCGTTCGTTTTCGAAAATGAACCAGTCACTTTACGTAACCATGCAGGGACCAAGCGAATTTGGCATTTCTGGTAAACTCGAGAAATGGAACCGCCAGCCCGACTTAAAAAACATTACCATTCCTACCCTGGTAATTGGTGCACGTTACGACACCATGGATCCGAAGCATATGGAACAAATGGCAAAATCGCTTAAAAATGGAACTTATCTGTTCTGCCCTAAAGGAAGCCACATGGACTTTTATGACGATCAGGAAGTTTATTTTAAGGGCTTGATTTCGTTTCTTAAGAAATAA
- a CDS encoding NAD(P)-dependent oxidoreductase, which produces MKILIFGASGLTGLQLTQQAVEKGHQATAFVRTPENFHLQNPNLTVFKGDVTDVDAVEHSIENQDAVICALGAKTPFISDPALIAGINNIVNAMKSKAVKRFVYLSFIGVDDNKKGFGFLANYIMPLILEKATQDHKTKEKIIESSDLDWTIVRAPKLTNGKFTGEYRVGESILSNSLLFTISRKDLAQFMLSVAEQNQYIKQKPRIMY; this is translated from the coding sequence ATGAAAATACTGATATTTGGCGCGTCGGGTTTAACAGGTTTACAATTAACTCAACAGGCTGTAGAAAAAGGACATCAGGCTACTGCTTTTGTAAGGACTCCTGAAAATTTCCATCTGCAAAATCCGAATTTAACCGTTTTTAAAGGTGATGTAACCGATGTAGATGCTGTTGAACACTCCATTGAAAATCAGGATGCCGTTATTTGTGCATTAGGAGCCAAAACGCCTTTCATAAGTGATCCTGCCCTGATAGCAGGGATCAACAACATTGTCAATGCCATGAAGTCAAAAGCCGTAAAGCGTTTTGTTTATCTCTCATTCATCGGTGTAGACGACAACAAAAAAGGATTTGGATTCTTAGCGAATTACATAATGCCACTTATATTGGAAAAGGCTACTCAGGACCATAAAACCAAGGAAAAAATAATTGAGAGCAGTGATTTGGACTGGACTATTGTGCGAGCTCCCAAGTTAACCAATGGCAAATTTACAGGCGAATACAGAGTAGGTGAATCTATTTTATCAAATTCGTTACTGTTTACCATCTCCCGAAAAGATTTAGCTCAATTTATGCTCTCAGTGGCAGAACAAAATCAATATATCAAGCAGAAACCCAGAATTATGTATTAA
- a CDS encoding DUF4256 domain-containing protein, giving the protein MANKKELSQEQREELFKTLKTRFEKNMNRHEGFEWTKMQAKLEANTDKLWSLNEMEQTGGEPDVVGYDKNTDEFIFYDCSAESPKGRRSLCYDRAALDSRKEYKPADSALDMATSIGIELLTEDEYRGMMKFGKFDSKTSSWVKTPADIRKLGGAVFCDFRYGTVFLYHNGAESYYAARGFRGSLRV; this is encoded by the coding sequence ATGGCAAATAAAAAAGAATTATCTCAGGAACAACGCGAAGAACTGTTCAAAACACTAAAAACACGTTTCGAGAAAAACATGAACCGTCATGAAGGCTTTGAATGGACAAAAATGCAAGCAAAATTGGAAGCCAATACAGACAAACTCTGGTCCCTTAATGAAATGGAACAAACCGGAGGCGAACCTGATGTGGTTGGTTATGATAAAAATACAGACGAATTTATTTTTTATGATTGTTCCGCAGAAAGTCCTAAAGGCAGAAGAAGTCTGTGCTACGACCGTGCTGCCCTTGACTCTCGAAAAGAATATAAACCAGCAGACAGTGCTCTTGACATGGCCACTTCGATAGGCATTGAACTGCTAACGGAAGACGAATACCGAGGAATGATGAAATTTGGTAAATTCGACTCAAAAACATCAAGCTGGGTGAAAACACCTGCCGATATCCGAAAACTTGGAGGTGCGGTCTTCTGTGATTTCCGTTATGGTACAGTCTTCCTTTATCACAATGGTGCAGAATCGTATTATGCTGCCAGAGGATTTCGAGGCTCTTTAAGAGTATAA
- a CDS encoding AsmA family protein, producing the protein METKVGLYDTIKRNKVLFMLLKGFGVLLLLFVLIYLGLGIYLSARKDKIKNNLTELINEKSTGEIKIGDLEVSLFQGFPSLTVQVKNVTVKDSLWHLHKRTLLKADKVYAKVSPWAILKKTISVNNLTIKNAVIDIYADEKGYSNVSVFTNFKKKKKEEEKEKSALEVNIDEIDFTDVTFISENQIKKKNFNFKTSNLEVLMSRNETGWKAAVDVKTFVNNMAFNTTRGSFAEKKSIKGKLDVVYESEKKQIGIYSNELNIGNNPFEVKATFGTSKNNPLFKIMLFCPSIQWREASSLLSNNIKTKLDKFNLSEPFDVRCNIKGNLNIKGNPSIHVIANMENNKLITKNEIIDDCNFKGEFTNNYVKNGIFGDPNSAVFLHDFRGNYRGIPFTTKDMMIFNLKKPTASGSVKSDFDVTAFNSIFSKDLLQFTKGKATVSVQFKANVVDLKISKPFIIGNVSILNSDFTYGRSKFGVADCNLKMKFTQDKLDIRTFGFKTPKSEFQMKGYAGNFMNLYYDNPEKIVLNLDINCPKIDLSEFIFMLKQNKKGTTKKTTKTKNRSDFLEKALNSSNLSLNLKINKLTYKKFAATNAVANIKTSSDNITIEKVAIRKGNGAINLNGIIDRTGKNDDFNLGVNVSKLDIRDLLYSFDNFGSSTINYKNITGIIDLNTSLNGILEDNGGIARNSLNGNLNFVLKNGAFINFKPIENVGQKVFPKRNFKKVTFEILKGDFKISNRKVYISPMKINTSVLNFDLSGVYALEKGTNLLVDVYLRDPQKDKNIKNAKTKKKKRDEGMSVHLMAVDGPDGKVKVKLRTLKIK; encoded by the coding sequence TTGGAAACGAAAGTAGGTTTGTACGATACAATTAAAAGGAACAAGGTTCTTTTTATGTTGCTGAAGGGCTTTGGCGTACTGTTACTTTTGTTTGTCTTAATATATTTAGGATTAGGTATTTATCTTTCTGCCAGAAAAGACAAAATCAAAAACAATCTCACCGAATTAATTAACGAAAAAAGTACAGGAGAAATAAAGATAGGAGACTTGGAAGTTTCCTTATTTCAGGGGTTTCCGAGTCTGACTGTCCAGGTTAAAAATGTAACCGTTAAAGACAGCCTGTGGCATCTTCATAAGAGAACGCTGTTAAAGGCGGATAAAGTGTATGCAAAAGTTTCACCTTGGGCGATTTTAAAGAAAACGATTTCGGTAAACAATCTGACCATTAAAAATGCGGTTATTGATATTTATGCCGATGAAAAGGGATATAGTAACGTGTCCGTTTTTACCAATTTCAAGAAAAAGAAAAAGGAGGAGGAAAAAGAAAAATCTGCTTTAGAAGTAAATATTGACGAAATCGACTTTACAGATGTTACATTTATTTCTGAGAATCAAATCAAGAAGAAAAATTTCAATTTCAAAACATCAAACCTGGAGGTGCTTATGTCCCGCAATGAAACAGGATGGAAAGCAGCTGTTGATGTGAAAACGTTTGTAAATAACATGGCGTTTAATACGACAAGAGGCAGTTTTGCAGAAAAGAAATCTATTAAAGGAAAGTTAGATGTTGTTTATGAAAGTGAAAAAAAACAAATAGGCATTTACTCTAACGAACTGAATATCGGAAATAATCCTTTTGAAGTCAAAGCAACATTTGGAACTTCAAAAAACAATCCGCTTTTTAAAATAATGCTTTTTTGTCCATCGATTCAATGGAGGGAAGCTTCTTCTTTGTTGTCCAACAATATCAAAACTAAATTAGATAAATTCAATTTGTCAGAACCTTTTGATGTACGATGTAATATCAAAGGCAATCTTAATATCAAAGGCAATCCTTCTATTCATGTGATTGCAAACATGGAAAACAATAAGTTGATTACAAAAAATGAAATCATCGATGATTGTAATTTTAAAGGGGAATTTACCAATAACTATGTGAAAAACGGAATCTTCGGAGATCCGAATTCAGCCGTATTTCTGCATGATTTTAGGGGGAATTACAGAGGAATCCCGTTCACAACAAAGGACATGATGATTTTTAATCTGAAAAAACCAACAGCATCAGGATCTGTAAAAAGTGATTTTGACGTCACAGCTTTTAATTCGATTTTCTCTAAAGACCTGCTTCAATTTACAAAAGGGAAAGCTACTGTTTCAGTACAATTTAAAGCGAACGTGGTTGATTTGAAAATCTCTAAGCCTTTTATTATTGGGAATGTCAGTATTTTGAATTCGGATTTTACTTATGGGCGCAGTAAGTTCGGTGTTGCTGACTGTAATTTAAAAATGAAATTTACCCAGGATAAACTCGACATAAGGACTTTTGGTTTTAAAACCCCGAAAAGTGAGTTTCAGATGAAAGGTTATGCAGGGAATTTCATGAATCTGTATTACGATAATCCTGAAAAAATAGTTTTGAACCTGGATATCAATTGTCCTAAAATAGATTTGTCGGAGTTTATTTTTATGCTGAAACAGAATAAGAAAGGAACGACAAAAAAAACGACAAAAACAAAGAACAGATCCGACTTTTTAGAAAAAGCACTTAATAGCAGCAATCTGTCTCTTAATCTGAAAATCAATAAACTGACTTATAAAAAATTTGCAGCTACAAATGCGGTTGCAAACATAAAAACATCTAGCGACAATATTACGATTGAAAAAGTAGCCATCCGCAAAGGAAATGGAGCTATCAACCTTAACGGAATAATTGATCGTACCGGTAAAAATGATGATTTTAATCTCGGTGTAAATGTATCGAAATTGGATATCAGGGATTTGCTATATTCATTTGATAATTTCGGATCTTCTACCATTAACTATAAAAACATTACCGGTATTATCGATCTGAATACCAGTCTTAATGGAATCCTTGAAGATAATGGCGGTATTGCGAGAAACTCATTGAACGGAAATCTTAATTTTGTTTTAAAGAATGGTGCCTTTATTAATTTCAAGCCCATTGAGAATGTTGGACAAAAAGTGTTTCCAAAGCGGAATTTTAAAAAAGTAACTTTTGAGATTTTAAAAGGAGATTTTAAAATAAGTAATAGAAAGGTTTATATAAGTCCTATGAAAATCAACACAAGTGTTTTAAATTTTGATTTAAGTGGAGTTTATGCTCTTGAAAAAGGTACAAATCTTTTAGTTGATGTTTATTTACGCGATCCACAAAAAGACAAAAACATCAAAAATGCTAAAACTAAGAAGAAAAAAAGGGACGAAGGAATGTCAGTTCATTTGATGGCTGTTGATGGTCCCGACGGAAAAGTGAAAGTAAAGCTTCGAACCCTTAAAATTAAATAA
- the pheT gene encoding phenylalanine--tRNA ligase subunit beta codes for MRISYNWLKQFIKIDWNSEDTSALLTDLGLEVESVDKYESLKGGLEGVVVGHVLTCIPHPNADKLRITTVDLGNGNAPVQIVCGAPNVAAGQKVPVATIGTKLYDNEGNAFEIKKGKIRGEESHGMICAEDELGLGESHDGIMILAENLVPGTPASKVFNIETDEVFEIGLTPNRADAMSHLGVARDLRAGLIQKGNHHSELMTPSVSKFKVEKRTLKIDIKVEDTKLAPRYCGVTISGITVKPSPSWLQNRLKAIGLTPKNNVVDVTNYVLHELGQPLHAFDAAKIRGNKVIVKTLPAGTKFTTLDEVERTLHEEDLMICDESGPMCIAGVFGGKNSGVTENTTAIFLESAYFNPISIRKTAKRHTLSTDASFRFERGIDPTITEYAMKRAALLIQEVAGGEITSDPIDIYPKKIEDFSIVLNFANVNKIIGQEIPKETIKKILVSLDIKVNSVSDAGLGLTVPAYRVDVQREIDVIEEILRVYGYNNINFTTKLNASISNTSRTEDYKIQNVIANQLASQGFNEMMANSLTSPQYISLTEKLKEEYNVTMLNPLSNDLSAMRQSLLFSGLEAVSYNINRKKSDLKLFEFGKSYHKMPSGYTEMKHLTLFVTGNRLMESWTTAEKPSDFFLFKGYITAILSRLGIEKTTTQPLDNDVFSEGIALAVGQETIVEFGTVKKSILKHFDIKQEVLFADFNWSEVLKLISNKIKFVEIPKYPEVRRDLALLVDSNVQFEQIYSIAKQTEKSLLKDVNLFDVYEGNKLPEGKKSYAVSFAIQDASKTLTDAQIDKIMSKLQQNFEKEVGAQLR; via the coding sequence ATGCGCATATCATACAATTGGTTAAAACAATTCATCAAAATTGACTGGAACTCTGAAGATACTTCTGCCCTGCTTACTGATTTAGGTCTTGAAGTAGAAAGTGTAGACAAATATGAAAGCCTTAAAGGAGGTCTGGAAGGTGTTGTAGTTGGTCACGTACTTACCTGCATTCCACATCCGAATGCCGATAAATTAAGAATCACTACTGTCGATTTAGGCAACGGTAATGCGCCGGTTCAGATTGTATGTGGAGCTCCTAATGTTGCAGCCGGTCAAAAAGTTCCTGTGGCTACCATCGGAACGAAATTGTATGACAATGAAGGAAACGCTTTCGAAATCAAAAAAGGAAAAATCCGCGGAGAGGAAAGTCACGGAATGATTTGCGCCGAAGACGAATTAGGTCTTGGTGAATCTCATGACGGGATTATGATTCTTGCCGAGAATCTTGTTCCGGGAACTCCTGCTTCCAAAGTATTCAATATCGAAACCGATGAGGTTTTCGAAATCGGATTAACGCCAAACCGTGCCGATGCGATGAGTCACCTAGGTGTTGCCAGAGATTTGCGCGCAGGGTTAATTCAGAAAGGAAATCATCATTCTGAATTGATGACTCCTTCTGTGAGTAAATTTAAAGTTGAAAAACGTACGCTGAAAATCGACATAAAAGTTGAAGACACAAAACTGGCGCCAAGATATTGCGGAGTTACCATATCGGGTATCACGGTTAAACCGTCTCCTAGTTGGTTGCAAAACCGTTTGAAAGCAATCGGTTTGACTCCGAAAAACAACGTTGTTGACGTTACCAATTATGTTTTACATGAATTGGGACAGCCATTACACGCTTTTGACGCTGCTAAAATCAGAGGAAATAAAGTTATTGTAAAAACACTTCCTGCCGGAACTAAATTCACCACTCTTGATGAAGTTGAAAGAACACTTCACGAAGAAGATCTGATGATTTGTGACGAAAGCGGACCAATGTGCATCGCGGGTGTTTTCGGAGGAAAAAATTCCGGCGTTACTGAAAACACGACTGCTATTTTCCTTGAAAGTGCTTACTTCAACCCAATATCGATTAGAAAAACTGCTAAAAGACATACTTTAAGTACGGATGCTTCTTTCCGCTTCGAAAGAGGAATTGATCCCACCATTACGGAATATGCGATGAAACGTGCTGCTCTTTTAATTCAGGAAGTTGCAGGTGGTGAAATCACTTCGGATCCTATCGATATTTATCCGAAAAAAATCGAGGATTTCTCTATAGTGCTGAATTTTGCTAATGTCAATAAGATTATCGGACAGGAAATCCCGAAAGAAACCATCAAGAAAATTTTAGTTTCTTTAGATATCAAGGTTAACAGTGTTTCTGATGCCGGCTTAGGATTGACAGTTCCAGCTTACCGTGTGGATGTACAACGTGAAATCGACGTGATTGAAGAGATTTTACGTGTTTACGGATACAACAACATCAACTTTACGACAAAATTAAACGCTTCTATTTCCAATACGTCCCGCACTGAAGATTACAAAATTCAGAATGTAATTGCCAACCAATTGGCTTCACAGGGATTCAATGAAATGATGGCAAATTCACTGACTTCTCCTCAGTACATCAGCTTAACTGAAAAACTGAAAGAAGAGTATAATGTAACGATGCTGAACCCGTTGAGCAATGATTTATCGGCTATGCGCCAGTCATTGTTGTTTAGCGGTTTAGAGGCTGTATCTTATAATATCAACAGAAAAAAATCCGATTTGAAATTATTCGAGTTCGGAAAATCATACCATAAAATGCCTTCCGGTTATACCGAAATGAAGCATTTAACGTTATTCGTGACCGGAAACCGATTAATGGAAAGCTGGACCACGGCTGAAAAACCGTCCGACTTCTTCCTGTTCAAAGGTTATATTACGGCAATATTATCCCGTTTGGGAATTGAAAAAACTACAACTCAACCGTTGGATAATGATGTTTTTTCGGAAGGAATTGCGTTGGCTGTAGGCCAGGAAACCATTGTTGAATTCGGAACCGTTAAGAAATCGATCCTTAAACATTTCGACATCAAACAGGAAGTTTTATTTGCCGATTTTAATTGGAGTGAAGTTTTAAAACTAATTTCGAATAAAATCAAGTTTGTTGAAATTCCGAAATATCCTGAAGTACGCAGGGATTTAGCTTTGTTGGTTGACAGTAATGTACAATTTGAACAAATCTACTCCATTGCAAAGCAAACAGAAAAATCGTTGCTGAAAGACGTTAACTTATTTGACGTTTACGAAGGAAATAAACTTCCTGAAGGTAAAAAGTCTTACGCGGTAAGTTTTGCGATTCAGGATGCTTCAAAAACACTTACTGATGCACAGATTGATAAAATCATGAGCAAATTGCAACAGAATTTCGAAAAAGAAGTTGGCGCTCAGTTACGATAA
- a CDS encoding DUF7619 domain-containing protein, whose protein sequence is MKKLCFLFTVFLLFGKVNAQTIIFGDVNLKNRILWNSVCKDINGATFTVDVNNDLEIQVSEALNVYQINLDSWSNTDLTSLSGIEYFTNLTVLRCESNSLNSINVSSLTNLRILYCAHNLISSFDLTGLTRLEEFSSFGNPVTSVTLNGLNSIKKLRFDNNDLTNLDLSNINHQTLLELWVPNNMLTTLDVSGFPNLTHLHCNDNQLTSLNIQNTNNLVRIYCHNNSLPEIDFNGKTSLTDLWCYNNLFVDLDFSQLISLDDFNCSNNHLLTLITKNGHIENTTIANFSGNRFLRYLCVDEGQTYQYQQLLNQYGYSNCNLNSYCSFTPGGNYNIIQGDNIYNLNTNCDSSNPKVPNLRYAINTNGSNEGLTANTSGHFVIPVVDGTTTITPIFEEPSYFTCNPTSVSLDFPSQTSPYNTNFCITSNGSHPDLEIVILPTCPARPGFLVTHKIIFKNKGNTLESGVVTLNFNDAVLDLISSIPAYTSHTTNVVTWNYSNLAPFETREISLSFNLNSPQSNPPVNNGNILYYTASVSLQNSDERPNDNSWSYAQTVVGSFDPNDKRCLEGTTIPVSKVGDFVHYMIRFENTGTYQAENIVVKDMIDTNKFDINSIVPIKGSHNYNTRINGNKVEFIFENINLPFDDANNDGFVAFKIKTKPTLVNGNTFSNSASIYFDYNFPIVTNTATTTIQTLSTQDFSFATYFMLYPNPVNNVLNIETKQTIEVSSINIYNQLGQLVLVVPNAQNVSKVDVSSLSSGNYFIKINSDKGTSNTKFIKQ, encoded by the coding sequence ATGAAAAAATTATGCTTTTTATTTACTGTTTTCTTGTTGTTTGGTAAAGTGAATGCTCAAACAATCATATTCGGAGATGTTAATCTGAAGAATAGAATATTATGGAATTCAGTTTGTAAAGATATCAATGGTGCCACTTTCACAGTTGATGTCAACAATGACCTGGAAATTCAAGTTAGTGAAGCGTTAAATGTTTATCAGATAAATCTTGATTCATGGTCTAATACAGATTTAACAAGTTTATCAGGTATTGAATATTTTACGAATCTTACTGTTTTAAGATGTGAATCAAATAGTCTGAACAGTATTAATGTTTCCTCGTTGACAAATCTGAGAATACTATATTGTGCACATAATTTGATATCTAGTTTTGATTTGACTGGGCTTACTCGTCTTGAAGAATTCTCGTCCTTTGGTAATCCGGTGACTAGTGTAACTTTAAATGGGTTAAACAGTATTAAAAAGTTGCGATTCGATAATAATGACCTGACAAATTTAGATTTAAGCAATATTAATCATCAGACTTTGCTTGAACTTTGGGTACCTAATAATATGTTGACTACACTTGATGTTTCCGGATTTCCAAATCTTACTCATTTACATTGTAACGATAATCAATTAACAAGTTTAAATATTCAAAACACCAATAATCTGGTTAGGATTTATTGTCATAATAATAGTTTGCCAGAAATAGATTTTAACGGAAAAACCAGTCTTACAGATCTATGGTGCTATAATAATTTATTTGTCGATTTAGATTTTTCACAATTAATTAGTCTTGATGATTTTAATTGTAGCAATAATCATTTACTGACGTTAATAACCAAGAATGGTCATATTGAAAATACTACCATTGCTAATTTTTCCGGTAATAGGTTTTTACGTTATTTATGTGTTGACGAAGGGCAGACCTATCAATATCAGCAATTGTTAAATCAATATGGGTATAGTAATTGTAATTTGAATTCATATTGTTCTTTTACACCGGGAGGAAATTATAATATTATTCAGGGAGATAATATTTACAATTTGAATACTAATTGTGATAGTAGTAATCCAAAAGTTCCGAACCTTAGATATGCTATTAACACAAATGGTTCGAATGAGGGCTTAACCGCAAACACCTCAGGACATTTTGTAATTCCGGTTGTGGATGGAACCACTACGATTACACCAATTTTTGAAGAGCCGTCTTATTTTACATGTAATCCGACCTCAGTTTCTTTAGATTTTCCTTCACAGACAAGTCCTTATAATACTAATTTTTGTATAACTTCAAACGGCTCACATCCTGATTTAGAAATTGTTATTTTACCTACTTGTCCGGCAAGACCGGGTTTTTTAGTTACACATAAAATTATATTTAAAAATAAAGGGAATACATTAGAATCAGGCGTTGTGACTTTGAATTTCAATGATGCGGTTTTAGACTTAATCAGTTCAATTCCTGCGTACACTTCTCATACAACAAATGTAGTGACGTGGAATTATTCAAATTTGGCACCATTTGAAACAAGAGAAATTTCCCTTTCCTTTAATTTAAATTCTCCTCAATCCAATCCTCCAGTAAATAATGGTAACATACTTTATTATACAGCTTCTGTTTCTTTGCAAAACAGTGATGAAAGACCGAATGATAATAGTTGGTCTTACGCTCAAACAGTGGTGGGCTCTTTTGACCCTAATGATAAAAGATGTTTAGAAGGTACAACCATACCTGTATCAAAAGTTGGAGATTTTGTGCATTACATGATTCGTTTTGAAAATACGGGAACTTATCAAGCTGAAAATATTGTTGTCAAAGACATGATTGATACAAACAAGTTTGATATCAATTCAATTGTACCAATCAAAGGCAGTCATAATTACAATACTAGAATTAATGGTAACAAAGTGGAATTCATTTTCGAAAATATCAATTTACCGTTTGACGATGCTAATAATGATGGCTTTGTTGCTTTCAAAATCAAAACAAAACCGACATTGGTAAATGGAAATACTTTCAGCAATTCAGCAAGCATTTATTTCGATTATAACTTCCCGATCGTAACCAATACGGCAACTACAACGATCCAAACATTAAGCACTCAGGATTTTAGTTTTGCGACTTATTTTATGTTATATCCGAATCCTGTAAATAACGTTTTGAACATCGAAACCAAACAGACTATCGAAGTAAGTTCCATCAATATCTACAATCAATTGGGACAATTGGTGTTGGTGGTTCCAAACGCACAGAATGTTTCAAAAGTGGATGTTTCCAGTTTATCTTCCGGAAATTATTTCATCAAAATCAATTCGGATAAAGGAACATCGAATACTAAATTTATTAAACAGTAA